From the Microcoleus sp. FACHB-672 genome, the window TAAGGTTTAGTAAAATAATGAGAAGCTCCTAATTCCAGAGCCATTTGCCGGTGTTTTGCCCCACTGCGAGAAGTGAGCATCGCCACAGGAATGGCGGCAAACTTGGGATCAGACTTAATCTCACGCAACAGTTCAAATCCATCCATTCGCGGCATTTCAATATCAGCAATCACTAAAGAAAAATCCACATTTGTCTGCAATTTTTCTAAAGCATCTTGACCATCTTTTGCCTGAACCACCCGATAGCGTGCGCGTGTTAAAGCAAGTCCCAGGAGTTGGCGGATAGCGTAAGAATCATCCACCACTAAAATTTGCGGATGTGACTTAGAAGGCAGCAACACCGGCACCGTCGTTGCCTGTCTAGCATGGCCGGCTGTCGGTCGCTTATCGGGAACCGCAACGGCTGTGGCATTTCTCGTCTGAAATTGACTGACTAAATCATCCACATCAAGAATCGTTACCACCCGACCATCTCCCAAAATCGTACAGCCAACCACCCCATGAGGCTTAGACAAGGGGGCCGGCAAGGGTTTGACGACGATTTCCTGCTGACCCACGATGCGCTCAACAGCCGTTGCTAAAATCCCTTCACTAGATGCTAAAACCAATACAGGGATGTAATCTTGAGCGATGGGATCGGGAGAAGGGCCATCCGGATGAAGAATGCTGTAGTGAATCAACTCCTGTAAACGCACCAAGCGAACAAATTCATCCCGCCAACGCACCATCGGTTGAGTGCCGGCCCTATGGACTTGATGGGCTTGAAGGTGCAAAATCTCTTCCACCGCATCCAAAGGCACCGCAACGGTATTACGATCCGTTTTCACCAGCAACGCCTCAGTGATGGAAAGCATTAGCGGTAGCTTCAAAATAAAACTGGTGCCTTTCCCCGGACGGGAGTCCACTTTCACCGTTCCCCGCACCTGCCGCAGATTGGTGCGAACCACGTCCAAACCTACGCCTCGACCGGAAAGATCCTGCACTTTATCCACTGTGCTAAACCCAGGCCAAAAGAGAAATTCATAGAGTTCAGCCGTGGAAAGCTCTTGCGCTTGTTCCACCGTCATAAACTCTTTTGCCACAATTTGCCGGCGAATCGCTTCCGGATCAATGCCTTTGCCGTCATCCGTGACCGTAATAATCGTTTGACCGCCTTGATGACGCGCTTCAATTTCAATTTGGCCACTCACCGATTTCCCGATAGCTTTGCGAACCTCCGGCGGTTCAATTCCGTGATCAAAAGCGTTCCGCACCAGATGCACTAAAGGATCACGCAAAGCATCAAGCAAGCTTTCATCAATTTTCGTATCGCGTCCCAACAGCAGCAAATTGACTTCTTTATTGTAGGCTTGGCACAAATCTCGCAACGCTCTAGGCACATGATCCACGGCCCGACTGAACGCCACCACCCGCAGTTGCATCACTCGTGAGCGCAGTTGGTCGGTAATGCGACGTAAATGATCGGTACTGCGCTCAAATTTGCTGGCTAACTCATCAATTTTACTAGCTGACTGGGAGATTGCTTGAGTGGTTTCTATCACTTCTTGAGCTGTGGAGTGGAATTCTGTATATTCATCCATCTCCAAACTATCGAATACCGAATTAAGGATTGATAAGGCAGATTTTTTCAAACCTATTTCTTCATTTTTAATTCTCCACTCTCCATCTCCTATACTCATGCGATCATACTCTTCACGCAGTTGACCGCCATAGTGATTTAAATCTAAAATTTTCCGGCGAATTCGCTTGACTTCTGAGCGCAACTGTGATTCTTGAAGTTCTAAATTTGTTCGATTAATCACCAATTCACCGACCAAATTTACCAGCTCAGTCAGACGTTCCAAATCAATCCGAATAGTGGGCCGCTGTACGGTCGTTGAAGAGATAGGATTAGGTGCTGGGGCTTGAGGTTGCGGAATGACAACGGTTTCTTCTACAGGAATAATTTTTTCTTCAGTTTTTAGCTCTTCGGTTTCTGGGATCTGGGGGGAAACTAAATCTTCCTCAACCTTTACTTCTGTAATGACTGCCGGCACATTAATCGCCTGCCCAGAACATATTTGTTCGCGGGCAGCTTGCAAATTTTGTGCAACCGCCCATCCTGAAGATTTCAACTGTTCTAAACTGAGATTAGGAGCATCAATTAAGGGGCGCAAGCGGTCAGCAATTTCGCCAAATTCAGGCAGTTGCAGCATCCCTGATAGCCCAGAAAGCTGATAATAAATTTCATTAATAACAACTAATGTTTTCTCTAATGTCTCTGTTTTAGCTTGAGAAATTTCTGATTCTAAACGATTGATAATCGGTGGAACTTCATTTTCAAAGATGGCTTTAAGCAGGCCGGCACCGGCAGCATTCTTAGAAACCGAGACAGGAGGAGGCGTTTTTTTACCAAATTCAGTTTCTAACTGCTCTTTAATCTGAGCAATTGCCTTAAAATCTTCCTCAATATTGCTGTCTCCTGATGCGGATTTGTTAGCAATCTTTTTAAGGTGATCAACTCCCTCCAGCAAGGCAGTAATCGTTGTTTGATTTAGGTTGGAGATATTGGTGCCATCACGCACAATGGCGAAACAATCTTCCAGTACATGAGCCGCCTTGGCAAGTTCTTCAAAGCCAAACATTAAAGCCGATCCTTTAATGGAATGGGCGGCGCGAAACATTTCTTTGACCAGTTGCGAGCGAACGTCACCGGCGCTGCTGCTTTCCATTGCTAATAAATTTGTCTCTAGCAATTGGAGAAATTCCTGTGCTTCTGCAAAAAATGCACCAATTAGCTGATGAAAATCTTCAGAGTTCATAAGATTTTATTTGTCATTTGTCTTTTGTCTTGTAATTGCGAGGGCTAACTGATTGCAAAAATATTAGCGATTTTGCCATCAGTTTAATCACTAACTGCGAAAATTTGCCACAGAACTTTGGAGTTTAGTAACGGTAACGGCTAAGCCATCCAGGGAAGTGCGAACTTCCATCGATTTTGCTGCAGTCGTGGAGGAAATAATGTTGACTTGCTGCATACTGCCGGCAATTTCTTCTGCAAAAGTGACTTGCTTGGTAGCAGCGCGGGTGATGTTTTGCACAAGGGCGTTAATTTGCCGGCTCACTTCGATGATGGCAATTAAATAAGTTTTAGCTTCTGTTGCTAATTGCGTGCCGGCAACGACTTCTTGAGTGCCGGCTTCCATCGCCTGCATCACCCGTCCAATTTCACTGCGAATCTGCTCAACGATCTCGGAAATTTCTTCAGTGGCACTGCCAGAACGTTCGGCAAGTTTTCTTACTTCTTCAGCAACAACGGCGAAACCTTGTCCCTGTTCGCCGGCACGTGCGGCTTCAATGGTTGCATTCAAAGCCAGTAGGTTCGTTTGGGCGGCAATTTGGGAAATAGAGGTAACAATTTTCCCGATTTGTTGTGAAGATTCGCCCAAGCGTTTCATCATTTTAGAAGTTTGGGCGATAGTTTGGCGGAGGGTATTAATTCCTTCAACCGCCCGATCAACCGCAACGCCGCCGGCACCGGCTGTTTCTGATGCCTGCTGGGCAACTTGTTCCGTGCGGTTGGAAACATCACAAACATCTTTAATCGAGTTCACCATGCGTTCAATTTGTTTGAGTGCTCCCTCAATTTGCTGCGCCTGCATCCGAGCTTGCGTGGCTAATTCATCCGTGTTGCTAATCGATTCACTCGTAGCAGAACGAACTTGATTTGCCACATCTTGAATGCCGATAACAACTTTTCTCAGAGAACTGATCAGAAAATTAAAA encodes:
- a CDS encoding hybrid sensor histidine kinase/response regulator gives rise to the protein MNSEDFHQLIGAFFAEAQEFLQLLETNLLAMESSSAGDVRSQLVKEMFRAAHSIKGSALMFGFEELAKAAHVLEDCFAIVRDGTNISNLNQTTITALLEGVDHLKKIANKSASGDSNIEEDFKAIAQIKEQLETEFGKKTPPPVSVSKNAAGAGLLKAIFENEVPPIINRLESEISQAKTETLEKTLVVINEIYYQLSGLSGMLQLPEFGEIADRLRPLIDAPNLSLEQLKSSGWAVAQNLQAAREQICSGQAINVPAVITEVKVEEDLVSPQIPETEELKTEEKIIPVEETVVIPQPQAPAPNPISSTTVQRPTIRIDLERLTELVNLVGELVINRTNLELQESQLRSEVKRIRRKILDLNHYGGQLREEYDRMSIGDGEWRIKNEEIGLKKSALSILNSVFDSLEMDEYTEFHSTAQEVIETTQAISQSASKIDELASKFERSTDHLRRITDQLRSRVMQLRVVAFSRAVDHVPRALRDLCQAYNKEVNLLLLGRDTKIDESLLDALRDPLVHLVRNAFDHGIEPPEVRKAIGKSVSGQIEIEARHQGGQTIITVTDDGKGIDPEAIRRQIVAKEFMTVEQAQELSTAELYEFLFWPGFSTVDKVQDLSGRGVGLDVVRTNLRQVRGTVKVDSRPGKGTSFILKLPLMLSITEALLVKTDRNTVAVPLDAVEEILHLQAHQVHRAGTQPMVRWRDEFVRLVRLQELIHYSILHPDGPSPDPIAQDYIPVLVLASSEGILATAVERIVGQQEIVVKPLPAPLSKPHGVVGCTILGDGRVVTILDVDDLVSQFQTRNATAVAVPDKRPTAGHARQATTVPVLLPSKSHPQILVVDDSYAIRQLLGLALTRARYRVVQAKDGQDALEKLQTNVDFSLVIADIEMPRMDGFELLREIKSDPKFAAIPVAMLTSRSGAKHRQMALELGASHYFTKPYSEPHLLEVIAQLIAGYVKF